Proteins from one Malaya genurostris strain Urasoe2022 chromosome 2, Malgen_1.1, whole genome shotgun sequence genomic window:
- the LOC131430225 gene encoding collagenase-like yields the protein MKLLLVLMAFVALSQAAQLRYQTPITMRDARDLAQRSHVRIVNGFPAGDGQIPYQAFLIGVFPSGGALACGGSIISSEWILTAAHCIVGVERFEVSMGSINRHAPEVLGHSNNFIVHPDYNSNNLNNDIGLIRLNDPVGFSQNIQPVNLPSADRAGESFENYQATVSGFGLTSDAPGSGVSDTLNWVNIRIISNDQCQGVYGPDVIVGSTICGLGADADNQSTCSGDSGGPLVIDENGRLQIGVVSFVSSAGCTSGHPSGYVRTTHFRGWINQHTGI from the exons ATGAAACTATTACTAGTGCTAATGGCCTTTGTGGCTCTGTCACAGGCTGCCCAGCTTCGGTATCAAACGCCGATTACCATGCGAGATGCACGTGATTTAGCACAGAGAAGCCACGTCCGCATTGTAAATGGATTTCCTGCCGGGGACGGACAAATTCCTTACCAGGCATTCCTGATTGGCGTCTTTCCCAGCGGTGGCGCACTGGCCTGTGGAGGATCCATCATTTCAAGCGAATGGATTCTGACTGCTGCCCACTGTATTGTTGGTGTCGAACGGTTCGAGGTGTCAATGGGATCGATCAATCGTCACGCACCGGAAGTTCTCGGACATTCCAATAACTTCATCGTTCATCCTGACTACAACTCGAACAATCTGAACAACGATATCGGCCTTATTCGTTTAAACGATCCAGTTGGCTTTTCAC AAAACATCCAACCTGTGAATCTACCAAGTGCCGACCGTGCAGGTGAATCGTTCGAGAACTACCAGGCTACTGTTTCCGGGTTTGGGCTTACCAGCGATGCACCGGGAAGTGGAGTGTCGGACACACTGAACTGGGTCAACATCCGAATCATATCAAATGATCAGTGCCAAGGTGTGTATGGCCCGGATGTGATTGTTGGTTCCACGATCTGTGGTTTGGGAGCCGACGCTGACAATCAAAGCACCTGCAGCGGGGATTCCGGCGGTCCATTGGTTATCGACGAAAACGGTCGACTCCAGATCGGTGTAGTTTCGTTCGTATCCTCCGCTGGCTGTACGTCCGGACATCCTTCGGGCTATGTTCGTACCACACATTTCCGCGGGTGGATTAATCAACATACCGGAATTTAA